In one Shinella zoogloeoides genomic region, the following are encoded:
- a CDS encoding VOC family protein: MRLDHLDLHVPNVLETRDFFATHFNLVPTETRGSGLAILRDDAGLELVISRPVAKFGGADTPTAGRNTYHVGFTLNARADVDRLHTALTTAGTEIWMPPREMRGMWLFYCFAPGRILVEVRAP; the protein is encoded by the coding sequence ATGCGCCTTGATCACCTTGACCTTCACGTACCGAATGTTTTGGAAACGCGGGATTTCTTCGCTACACATTTCAACTTGGTGCCGACGGAAACCCGCGGCAGCGGTCTAGCCATTCTCCGCGACGACGCCGGCCTGGAGTTGGTTATCAGCAGACCGGTTGCGAAATTCGGCGGCGCCGATACACCAACCGCCGGTCGAAACACCTACCACGTGGGATTTACTCTAAACGCACGTGCGGATGTCGATCGCCTCCATACCGCCCTCACGACTGCGGGGACGGAAATCTGGATGCCGCCGCGTGAAATGCGCGGAATGTGGCTGTTTTACTGCTTTGCCCCCGGACGGATATTGGTCGAGGTTCGTGCGCCCTAA
- a CDS encoding TRAP transporter small permease subunit, with product MKTLLVFSRLIDAVTENIGKAVGWLILVAVLVSAGNAVVRKVFNTSSNAWLEAQWYLFGGAFMLAAAYTLAQNEHIRIDVVYGKFSRRAQHWIDLLGHCLFLMPFVLLMVYFLVPYVAMSYRSGEGSSSAGGLIVWPAKAILLAGFILLAFQGVSEIIKKIAIMRGDMDDPAPYVPTHAPLDTAIAEEKGA from the coding sequence ATGAAGACGCTGCTGGTTTTCAGCCGGCTCATCGACGCTGTCACGGAAAATATCGGGAAGGCCGTTGGCTGGCTTATCCTCGTTGCCGTGCTCGTCAGTGCCGGAAACGCCGTCGTTCGAAAGGTTTTCAACACATCGTCCAATGCCTGGCTTGAGGCGCAATGGTATCTGTTCGGCGGTGCCTTCATGCTCGCCGCCGCCTATACGCTGGCGCAGAACGAGCACATCCGGATCGACGTCGTCTACGGCAAGTTTTCACGCCGGGCGCAGCACTGGATCGACCTTCTCGGCCATTGCCTGTTCCTGATGCCCTTCGTGCTGCTGATGGTGTATTTCCTCGTGCCCTATGTCGCGATGTCCTACCGCTCGGGTGAAGGCTCCTCCAGCGCCGGCGGCCTGATCGTCTGGCCGGCCAAGGCCATCCTGCTCGCCGGCTTCATTCTTCTCGCCTTCCAGGGCGTCTCGGAGATCATCAAGAAGATCGCCATCATGCGCGGGGACATGGACGACCCGGCGCCTTATGTTCCGACCCACGCCCCGCTCGACACGGCCATTGCCGAGGAGAAGGGCGCATGA
- a CDS encoding TRAP transporter large permease, which translates to MIEFIAENLAPIMFMSLIVFLLLGYPVAFSLAANGLLFFIIGVELAPLSDSINLSWPLLNAMPERLWGVMSNDTLLAIPFFTFMGIVLEKSGMAEDLLDTIGQLFGPIRGGLAYAVIFVGALLAATTGVVAASVIAMGLISLPIMLRYGYDRSIASGVIAASGTLAQIIPPSLVLIVLADQLGRSVGDMYAGALIPGLVLTGLYMGYILLMTFLKRDSMPALPLEARSLGSGVTSLAIALVVAAGFAYAAHVYLYPTHGENADILGATVGVIFIYVVALADKAFNINMMSRLAQQVIIVLIPPLALIFLVLGTIFLGIATPTEGGAMGAVGALAMAAAKGRLSMEVVRSALTATTRLSAFVLFILIGARVFSLTFYGVNGHLWVEHLLVSLPGGETGFLIAVNLLVFFLAFFLDFFELAFIIVPLLAPAADKLGIDLIWFGVLLGINMQTSFMHPPFGFALFYLRSVAAKVPYLDKVTGKVTQPVTTGQIYWGAVPFVGIQIVMVALTILFPGMVMHYKGEGSGVDPATIKIEVPGFGGGQGGLPGLTLPDNGGGLGLPGGLQLPAGNPLEGGGEEKPAEGGQQGTEQKPATDLSSPPSFN; encoded by the coding sequence ATGATCGAGTTCATCGCGGAAAACCTCGCGCCGATCATGTTCATGTCGCTGATCGTGTTCCTGCTGCTCGGCTATCCGGTGGCGTTCTCGCTCGCGGCGAACGGTCTGCTCTTCTTCATCATCGGCGTGGAACTTGCGCCGCTGTCCGATTCGATCAATCTTTCCTGGCCGCTGCTCAATGCCATGCCGGAACGGTTGTGGGGGGTAATGTCGAACGACACGCTGCTCGCCATTCCCTTCTTCACCTTCATGGGGATCGTGCTGGAGAAATCCGGCATGGCCGAGGACCTGCTCGATACGATCGGCCAGCTCTTCGGGCCGATCCGCGGCGGCCTTGCCTATGCGGTCATCTTCGTCGGCGCGCTGCTGGCGGCAACGACCGGCGTCGTCGCCGCGTCGGTCATCGCCATGGGCCTGATCTCGCTGCCGATCATGCTGCGCTACGGCTATGACCGGTCGATCGCCTCCGGCGTCATCGCGGCCTCGGGCACGCTTGCCCAGATCATCCCGCCGTCGCTCGTGCTGATCGTCCTTGCCGACCAGCTCGGCCGCTCGGTCGGCGACATGTATGCCGGCGCCCTCATTCCCGGCCTCGTGCTGACCGGGCTCTATATGGGTTACATCCTGCTCATGACCTTCCTGAAGCGGGATTCCATGCCGGCTCTGCCGCTGGAGGCGCGTTCGCTCGGCTCCGGCGTCACGTCGCTTGCCATCGCGCTGGTCGTCGCCGCCGGCTTTGCCTATGCGGCCCATGTCTATCTCTATCCGACGCATGGCGAGAATGCCGATATCCTCGGCGCGACCGTCGGCGTCATCTTCATCTATGTCGTGGCGCTCGCCGACAAGGCGTTCAACATCAACATGATGTCGCGGCTGGCCCAGCAGGTCATCATCGTGCTGATCCCGCCGCTGGCGCTGATCTTCCTCGTGCTCGGCACGATCTTCCTCGGCATCGCGACGCCGACGGAAGGCGGCGCCATGGGCGCGGTCGGCGCGCTCGCCATGGCGGCGGCTAAGGGCCGGCTCAGCATGGAAGTGGTGCGCTCGGCGCTCACCGCCACCACGCGACTTTCGGCTTTCGTGCTGTTCATCCTCATCGGCGCCCGCGTCTTCTCGCTCACCTTCTATGGCGTGAACGGGCATCTGTGGGTCGAGCACCTGCTCGTCTCCCTGCCGGGTGGCGAGACGGGCTTCCTGATCGCGGTGAACCTGCTGGTCTTCTTCCTGGCGTTCTTCCTCGATTTCTTCGAGCTTGCCTTCATCATCGTGCCATTGCTGGCGCCCGCCGCCGACAAGCTCGGCATCGACCTCATCTGGTTCGGCGTGCTGCTCGGCATCAACATGCAGACGAGCTTCATGCACCCGCCCTTCGGCTTCGCGCTGTTCTACCTGCGCTCGGTCGCCGCCAAGGTGCCCTATCTCGACAAGGTGACCGGCAAGGTGACGCAGCCGGTGACGACGGGGCAGATCTATTGGGGGGCCGTGCCCTTCGTCGGCATCCAGATCGTCATGGTGGCGCTGACCATCCTCTTCCCGGGCATGGTCATGCACTACAAGGGCGAGGGCAGCGGCGTCGATCCGGCGACAATCAAGATCGAGGTTCCCGGCTTCGGTGGCGGCCAGGGCGGCTTGCCCGGCCTGACCCTGCCGGACAATGGCGGCGGCCTCGGTCTGCCGGGCGGCCTGCAGCTTCCCGCCGGCAATCCGCTGGAAGGCGGCGGCGAGGAGAAGCCGGCCGAAGGCGGCCAGCAAGGCACCGAGCAGAAGCCCGCCACGGACCTGTCGAGCCCGCCGTCCTTCAACTGA
- a CDS encoding TRAP transporter substrate-binding protein, whose amino-acid sequence MDRRSFIKKAGVAGVGGAAATVLAAPALAQSNPKINWRLASSFPKSLDTIYGGAEVLSKYVSEATDGNFQIQVFAAGEIVPGLQAADAASAGTVEAAHTVSYYYWGKDPVWALGAAVPFALNARGMNAWQYHGGGIDLFNEFLATQGLVGFPGGNTGVQMGGWFRKEIKTVADMKGLKMRIGGFAGKVVEKLGVVPQQIAGGDIYPSLEKGTIDAAEWVGPYDDEKLGFYKVAPYYYYPGWWEGGPTVHAMFNKAAFDGLPKAYQSLLRTACQATDANMLQKYDYLNPSAIKRLVAAGAKLSPFSQEILSACFDASNEVYAEMEASNPTFKKIWDSIKAFRGEYYLNAQIAEYNYDTFMMIQQRGNKL is encoded by the coding sequence ATGGATCGTCGATCATTCATCAAGAAAGCCGGTGTGGCCGGCGTCGGCGGTGCGGCCGCCACGGTGCTTGCCGCCCCGGCGCTCGCGCAGAGCAATCCGAAGATCAACTGGCGTCTTGCCTCGTCGTTCCCCAAATCGCTCGATACGATCTATGGCGGCGCGGAAGTGCTTTCGAAATACGTGTCCGAAGCAACGGACGGTAATTTCCAGATCCAGGTCTTCGCGGCCGGTGAAATCGTTCCGGGCCTTCAGGCCGCCGATGCGGCATCCGCCGGCACGGTGGAGGCCGCCCATACGGTTTCCTACTACTACTGGGGCAAGGACCCGGTCTGGGCGCTCGGCGCGGCCGTGCCCTTCGCGCTCAACGCGCGCGGCATGAACGCCTGGCAGTACCATGGCGGCGGCATCGACCTCTTCAACGAATTCCTCGCCACCCAGGGCCTCGTCGGCTTCCCCGGCGGCAATACCGGCGTGCAGATGGGCGGCTGGTTCCGCAAGGAAATCAAGACCGTCGCCGACATGAAGGGCCTGAAGATGCGCATCGGCGGCTTTGCCGGCAAGGTCGTCGAAAAGCTCGGCGTCGTGCCGCAGCAGATCGCCGGCGGCGACATCTATCCCTCGCTCGAAAAGGGCACGATCGACGCCGCCGAATGGGTCGGCCCCTATGACGACGAGAAGCTCGGCTTCTACAAGGTCGCGCCCTACTACTACTATCCCGGCTGGTGGGAAGGCGGCCCGACGGTGCATGCCATGTTCAACAAGGCGGCCTTCGACGGCCTGCCGAAGGCCTACCAGTCGCTGCTGCGCACCGCCTGCCAGGCGACCGACGCGAACATGCTGCAGAAGTACGACTACCTGAACCCCTCCGCCATCAAGCGCCTCGTCGCCGCCGGCGCGAAGCTGAGCCCGTTCAGCCAGGAAATCCTGTCGGCCTGCTTCGACGCTTCCAACGAGGTCTATGCCGAGATGGAAGCCTCGAACCCGACCTTCAAGAAGATCTGGGACTCGATCAAGGCGTTCCGCGGCGAGTATTACCTCAACGCCCAGATCGCCGAATACAACTACGATACGTTCATGATGATCCAGCAGCGCGGCAACAAGCTGTAA
- the lptF gene encoding LPS export ABC transporter permease LptF yields the protein MKLIERYILRRASLMFIATLLPLLGIVWVTQALSSINLVTDSGQSIFAFLKLATLILPSVIPIILPFALVIGVSQTLTVMNADSELTVLNSAGSSRTTIIRPIMILAVAMSLVSFAVDNFVEPYSRMAVRKMIATAHADMLSSVVQENTFRKITDGLYVQVAERRNNGVLHGLFVADTRDPRFEMVYYAREGAVDENSSALVMKDGEVHRKLPDGNVSIIKFASYAFDLADLTQSTGTSNIRAKDRDLPYLFSPDPEDPQYKNNSGSFTAELHRRFSEWLFPMVFGLIALVVSADARSHREARMHPMITALLTALFVRWASFYASNNAEESLYFIPIMYLIPIVTAALAIRYLARNKSLEIPATLGDRVTELRDRLLSRFIKTGSTPAGGSGKP from the coding sequence ATGAAACTGATCGAGCGCTATATCCTGCGGCGGGCGTCGCTCATGTTCATCGCCACGCTTTTGCCCCTGCTGGGCATCGTCTGGGTGACGCAGGCGCTCAGCAGCATCAACCTCGTCACCGACAGCGGCCAGTCGATCTTCGCCTTCCTGAAGCTCGCCACGCTGATCCTGCCCTCCGTCATCCCGATCATCCTGCCCTTCGCGCTCGTCATAGGCGTGTCGCAGACGCTGACCGTCATGAATGCCGATTCGGAGCTGACGGTGCTGAATTCGGCGGGCAGCTCGCGCACGACGATCATCCGGCCGATCATGATTCTCGCCGTGGCGATGAGCCTCGTCTCCTTCGCCGTCGACAATTTCGTAGAACCCTATTCCCGCATGGCCGTGCGCAAGATGATTGCGACGGCCCATGCCGACATGCTCTCCTCCGTCGTGCAGGAAAACACCTTCCGCAAGATCACAGACGGGCTCTACGTTCAGGTGGCGGAACGGCGCAACAACGGCGTACTGCATGGCCTCTTCGTCGCCGACACGCGCGATCCGCGCTTCGAGATGGTGTACTATGCCCGCGAGGGCGCGGTGGACGAAAACTCCTCGGCGCTGGTGATGAAGGACGGCGAGGTGCATCGCAAGCTGCCTGACGGCAACGTCTCCATCATCAAGTTCGCATCCTACGCCTTCGACCTCGCCGACCTCACCCAGAGCACCGGCACGTCGAACATCCGCGCCAAGGACCGCGACCTGCCCTATCTCTTCAGTCCGGATCCGGAAGACCCGCAATACAAGAACAATTCGGGATCCTTCACCGCCGAGCTGCACCGCCGCTTCAGCGAATGGCTGTTCCCGATGGTCTTCGGCCTGATCGCCCTCGTCGTCAGCGCCGATGCGCGCTCGCACCGCGAGGCGCGCATGCATCCGATGATCACGGCGCTGCTGACGGCGCTCTTCGTGCGCTGGGCGAGCTTCTATGCCTCGAACAATGCGGAAGAATCCCTCTATTTCATACCGATCATGTATCTCATCCCGATCGTCACGGCAGCGCTCGCCATCCGCTATCTCGCGCGCAACAAGAGCCTTGAGATTCCGGCAACGCTCGGCGACCGCGTCACGGAACTGCGCGACCGGCTGCTGTCGCGCTTCATAAAGACGGGCTCGACCCCGGCCGGCGGGAGCGGCAAACCATGA
- a CDS encoding DNA polymerase III subunit chi, whose translation MSEVLFYHLTESKLEDALPPLIDKSLERGWRVVVQAGDAERRDALDTHLWTFREDSFLPHGTDEQAFPADQPVLLTATPDNQNAATVRFLVAGAEPPPLDAYDRVIFMFDGYDQAEVETAREHWKRLKGEGHQLTYWQQNGDGRWTKKA comes from the coding sequence GTGAGCGAGGTCCTCTTCTATCACCTGACGGAATCCAAGCTGGAGGACGCGCTGCCGCCGCTCATCGACAAGAGCCTTGAGCGCGGCTGGCGCGTCGTCGTACAGGCCGGCGATGCCGAGCGCCGCGATGCGCTCGACACCCATCTGTGGACCTTCCGCGAGGACAGCTTCCTGCCGCACGGCACGGACGAGCAAGCTTTCCCCGCCGACCAGCCCGTCCTGCTGACGGCGACGCCGGACAACCAGAACGCCGCCACCGTGCGCTTTCTCGTCGCCGGCGCCGAACCGCCGCCGCTCGACGCCTATGACCGCGTCATCTTCATGTTCGACGGCTACGACCAGGCGGAAGTGGAAACCGCCCGCGAGCACTGGAAGCGCCTGAAGGGCGAGGGGCACCAGCTGACCTACTGGCAGCAGAACGGCGACGGGCGCTGGACGAAGAAGGCTTGA
- a CDS encoding Gfo/Idh/MocA family protein: protein MSPINLAIVGVGKIVRDQHLPAVADNSDYRLIAAASRHGTVDGIDNFKTIDDMLAAVPAIDAVSLCMPPQYRYEAAEKALSAGKHVFLEKPPGATLSEVADLEALAASKGLSLFASWHSRYAPAVEAAKTFLAGTTIRSMRVIWKEDVRHWHPNQEWIWQAGGLGVFDPGINALSIVTHILPRPAFITAATLEFPENRDAPIAASMTFSDAKGLDLSAEFDWRQTGKQSWDIVAQTEAGEMVLSEGGAKLSIDGKLVHEEPEQEYPMLYKRFAEIVKAGKSDVDLAPLRHVADAFMLGRRKFVEAFHD, encoded by the coding sequence ATGTCCCCGATCAATCTCGCAATCGTCGGCGTCGGCAAGATCGTGCGCGACCAGCATCTTCCGGCCGTCGCTGACAACAGCGACTACAGGCTGATCGCCGCGGCCAGCCGCCACGGCACGGTCGACGGCATCGACAATTTCAAGACGATCGACGACATGCTCGCGGCCGTCCCTGCCATCGACGCCGTCTCGCTCTGCATGCCGCCGCAATACCGCTACGAGGCGGCCGAAAAGGCGCTTTCGGCAGGAAAGCACGTCTTCCTCGAAAAGCCGCCGGGCGCAACGCTCTCCGAAGTCGCCGACCTCGAAGCGCTCGCCGCATCGAAGGGCCTTTCGCTCTTTGCAAGCTGGCACTCGCGCTATGCGCCGGCCGTCGAGGCCGCAAAGACCTTCCTCGCGGGAACGACGATCCGCTCCATGCGGGTGATCTGGAAGGAGGACGTGCGCCACTGGCATCCGAACCAGGAATGGATATGGCAGGCCGGCGGCCTCGGCGTGTTCGATCCGGGCATCAACGCGCTGTCCATCGTCACCCACATCCTGCCGCGCCCGGCCTTCATCACCGCCGCCACGCTGGAATTCCCGGAAAACCGCGACGCGCCCATTGCCGCGTCGATGACCTTCTCCGACGCGAAGGGCCTCGACCTTTCCGCCGAATTCGACTGGCGCCAGACCGGCAAGCAGAGCTGGGACATCGTGGCGCAAACAGAGGCCGGCGAAATGGTGCTGTCTGAGGGCGGCGCGAAGCTCTCCATCGACGGCAAGCTGGTGCACGAGGAGCCGGAGCAGGAATATCCGATGCTCTACAAGCGCTTCGCCGAGATCGTGAAAGCCGGAAAGTCCGACGTCGACCTCGCGCCGCTGCGCCACGTCGCCGACGCCTTCATGCTGGGACGACGCAAGTTCGTCGAAGCGTTTCACGATTGA
- a CDS encoding ABC-F family ATP-binding cassette domain-containing protein: protein MITISGLTARVAGRLLIDNASLSLPSGVKVGLVGRNGTGKSTLFRVITGQLASEAGSISLPKNARIGQVAQEAPGTDESLIEIVLAADKERAALLKEAETASDPHRIAEIQTRLTDIGAHSAEARAASILAGLGFDHEAQQRPAKSFSGGWRMRVALASVLFSEPDLLLLDEPTNYLDLEGTLWLEDYVRRYPHTVIIISHDRDLLNTAVNAIVHLDQQKLTFYRGSYDQFERQKAEADELQMKAKAKNEAARKHLQSFIDRFKAKATKAKQAQSRVKALERMGTVAAVVETHVQPITFPEPEKQPASPIVAIEGGAVGYTPGQPILKQINLRIDNDDRIALLGSNGNGKSTFAKFISGRLEAESGTVKRAPGLKIGFFAQHQLDDLIPDQSPVEHVRRLMPEAPEAKVRARVAQMGLATEKMATAAKDLSGGEKARLLMGLAAFDAPNLLILDEPTNHLDIDSRRALIEALNDYDGAVILISHDRHLIEATVDRLWLVNNGTVKTFDGDMEEYRGLIVQSGKKDDKDKPASAGGEANKAELRKANADRRAQYAPLRKKINEIESLTAKLHKQIQLLDAELADPVLYEKNPAKAAEKAKLRATAVDKLNEAEEQWLELSAEYEDAMAG, encoded by the coding sequence ATGATCACGATTTCCGGCCTCACCGCCCGCGTTGCCGGGCGTCTCCTCATCGACAACGCTTCGCTCTCGCTGCCGAGCGGCGTGAAGGTGGGTCTCGTCGGCCGCAACGGCACCGGCAAGTCCACGCTGTTTCGCGTCATCACAGGCCAGCTTGCCTCTGAAGCCGGCAGCATTTCACTGCCGAAGAACGCGCGCATCGGCCAGGTGGCGCAGGAAGCGCCGGGCACGGACGAATCGCTGATCGAGATCGTGCTTGCCGCCGACAAGGAGCGCGCCGCCCTGCTCAAGGAAGCGGAAACGGCAAGCGACCCGCACCGGATCGCGGAAATCCAGACGCGCCTCACCGATATCGGCGCCCATTCGGCAGAAGCGCGCGCGGCCAGCATCCTTGCCGGCCTCGGCTTCGACCATGAGGCCCAGCAACGCCCGGCGAAGAGCTTCTCGGGCGGCTGGCGCATGCGCGTGGCGCTCGCCTCCGTGCTCTTCTCCGAGCCGGACCTGCTGCTGCTCGACGAGCCGACCAACTATCTCGACCTCGAAGGCACGCTGTGGCTGGAGGACTATGTCCGGCGTTACCCGCATACGGTCATCATCATCAGCCACGACCGCGACCTCCTGAACACCGCCGTCAACGCCATCGTGCATCTCGATCAGCAGAAGCTCACCTTCTATCGCGGCTCCTACGACCAGTTCGAGCGCCAGAAGGCCGAAGCCGACGAATTGCAGATGAAGGCGAAGGCCAAGAACGAGGCCGCGCGAAAGCACCTGCAGAGCTTCATCGACCGTTTCAAGGCCAAGGCCACCAAGGCCAAGCAGGCGCAGAGCCGCGTCAAGGCGCTGGAGCGCATGGGCACGGTCGCCGCCGTCGTCGAGACGCATGTGCAGCCGATCACCTTCCCGGAGCCGGAAAAGCAGCCCGCCTCGCCCATCGTCGCGATCGAGGGCGGCGCGGTCGGCTACACGCCGGGACAGCCGATCCTCAAGCAGATCAACCTCAGGATCGACAATGACGACCGCATCGCCCTGCTCGGCTCGAACGGCAACGGCAAGTCGACCTTCGCCAAATTCATCTCCGGCCGGCTGGAGGCCGAATCCGGCACGGTCAAGCGCGCGCCGGGGCTGAAGATCGGCTTCTTCGCCCAGCACCAGCTCGATGACCTCATTCCCGACCAGTCGCCCGTCGAGCATGTGCGCCGGCTGATGCCGGAAGCGCCGGAGGCCAAGGTGCGCGCCCGCGTGGCGCAGATGGGACTTGCGACGGAGAAGATGGCGACGGCCGCCAAGGATCTTTCCGGCGGCGAGAAGGCACGCCTTTTGATGGGCCTTGCCGCCTTCGACGCGCCGAACCTGCTCATCCTCGACGAGCCGACCAACCATCTCGATATCGACAGCCGCCGCGCGCTGATCGAGGCGCTGAACGATTATGACGGTGCCGTCATCCTGATCTCGCACGACCGCCATCTCATCGAGGCCACCGTCGACCGGCTCTGGCTTGTCAACAACGGCACGGTCAAGACCTTCGACGGCGACATGGAGGAATATCGCGGCCTCATCGTCCAGTCCGGCAAGAAGGACGACAAGGACAAGCCGGCCTCCGCCGGCGGCGAGGCCAACAAGGCGGAACTGCGCAAGGCCAATGCCGACCGCCGTGCCCAATACGCACCGCTGCGCAAAAAGATCAACGAAATCGAATCGCTGACGGCGAAACTGCACAAGCAGATTCAGCTTCTTGACGCGGAACTTGCGGACCCTGTCCTCTACGAGAAGAACCCGGCAAAGGCCGCCGAGAAGGCAAAACTGCGCGCGACGGCCGTCGACAAGCTCAACGAGGCCGAGGAACAGTGGCTGGAGCTTTCGGCCGAGTACGAAGACGCGATGGCCGGCTGA
- a CDS encoding leucyl aminopeptidase, translated as MASKFDIGFAKTARASGGLAILLQSAGGQAAGLGEVDPEGVVGRAAGVAKFTGKALKKLEVLAPHGAPVDHILVLGLGEAEKLTAHDWLKAGGAAAAKAGRAEKVTVYLDAPDVTVTARNAADFALGMQLGAYSFDTYKTKKGEDDEAKSGKSVKVTIVTAVASAAKKANEVSDAVAEGVILARNLVNEPANVLGPVEFADKAKALEKLGVEVDILTEREMKKLGMAALLGVAQGSVRPPRLAVMHWKGGKEKDRPIAFIGKGVVFDTGGISIKPAAGMEDMKGDMGGAAAVIGLMHTLASRKAKANVVGILGLVENMPDGNAQRPGDIVKSMSGQTIEVINTDAEGRLVLCDALWYCNETFKPQFMVNLATLTGAVMVALGSHHAGLFSNDDTLSARLTAAGLATHERLWRLPLGREYDKMIDSKFADMKNTGGRYAGSITAAQFLQRFVKDTPWAHLDIAGTAMGSPTDEINQSWGSGFGVRLLDELVRANYEG; from the coding sequence ATGGCTTCCAAATTCGACATCGGTTTCGCAAAGACGGCGCGCGCATCCGGCGGTCTTGCGATCCTCCTCCAGAGTGCCGGCGGGCAGGCGGCAGGGCTTGGCGAGGTCGATCCGGAAGGTGTCGTGGGCCGTGCCGCGGGCGTTGCGAAATTCACCGGCAAGGCGCTGAAAAAGCTCGAGGTTCTGGCGCCGCACGGCGCGCCGGTCGACCACATCCTGGTGCTCGGCCTCGGCGAAGCGGAGAAGCTGACTGCCCACGACTGGCTGAAGGCCGGCGGCGCCGCCGCGGCCAAGGCCGGCCGCGCCGAGAAGGTGACGGTCTATCTCGATGCGCCTGACGTCACCGTCACGGCGAGGAACGCCGCCGACTTCGCGCTCGGCATGCAGCTCGGCGCCTACAGCTTCGATACCTACAAGACGAAAAAGGGCGAGGACGACGAGGCGAAGAGCGGCAAAAGCGTGAAGGTGACGATCGTCACCGCCGTCGCCAGCGCCGCCAAGAAGGCGAACGAGGTGTCCGACGCGGTGGCCGAAGGCGTGATTCTCGCCCGCAATCTCGTCAACGAGCCGGCCAACGTGCTCGGCCCCGTCGAATTCGCCGACAAGGCCAAGGCGCTCGAAAAGCTCGGCGTCGAGGTGGATATCCTCACCGAGCGCGAGATGAAGAAGCTCGGCATGGCGGCGCTGCTCGGCGTCGCGCAGGGCTCCGTGCGCCCGCCGCGCCTTGCTGTCATGCACTGGAAGGGCGGCAAGGAGAAGGACCGGCCGATCGCCTTCATCGGCAAGGGCGTCGTCTTCGATACCGGCGGCATTTCCATCAAGCCGGCCGCCGGCATGGAGGACATGAAGGGCGACATGGGCGGCGCCGCCGCCGTCATCGGCCTGATGCACACGCTCGCTTCGCGCAAGGCGAAGGCCAATGTCGTCGGCATCCTCGGCCTTGTGGAAAACATGCCCGACGGCAACGCCCAGCGCCCCGGCGACATCGTCAAGTCCATGTCCGGCCAGACGATCGAGGTCATCAACACGGATGCCGAGGGCCGCCTCGTGCTCTGCGATGCGCTCTGGTATTGCAACGAGACCTTCAAGCCGCAGTTCATGGTCAACCTCGCTACGTTGACCGGTGCGGTCATGGTGGCGCTCGGCAGCCATCATGCCGGTCTCTTCTCCAACGACGATACGCTTTCCGCGCGTCTCACCGCCGCCGGCCTTGCCACCCATGAGCGCCTGTGGCGCCTTCCGCTCGGCCGCGAATACGACAAGATGATCGACAGCAAGTTCGCCGACATGAAGAACACCGGCGGGCGCTATGCCGGCTCGATCACCGCCGCGCAGTTCCTCCAGCGCTTCGTCAAGGATACGCCTTGGGCGCATCTCGACATCGCCGGCACCGCCATGGGCTCGCCGACCGACGAGATCAACCAGTCCTGGGGCTCCGGCTTCGGCGTGCGCCTGCTCGACGAGCTTGTGCGTGCGAACTACGAGGGGTGA